The following proteins come from a genomic window of Lycium ferocissimum isolate CSIRO_LF1 chromosome 4, AGI_CSIRO_Lferr_CH_V1, whole genome shotgun sequence:
- the LOC132052518 gene encoding CASP-like protein 4D1 isoform X3 produces METPRAMALLVLRVLTMLLSAGTIPLMITNSFELSGGEKTKYSDIKAYRYVLAAAIGAVAYSIIQLPCAMYYACTGNRLIHGRFLVMLDFYVDKVLTFLMASGVGMGYGVSSELKHFLNGMVDNIESSGIDAYEELRTKSQKFFDKGTLATNPLLAGFSTMVLLTILTSFRRK; encoded by the exons ATGGAAACACCAAGGGCTATGGCACTTCttgttcttagagttcttactatgttgttgTCAGCTGGTACGATTCCACTCATGATTACCAACAGCTTCGAACTTAGTGGAGGCGAGAAAACCAAATACAGTGACATTAAGGCCTACAG GTATGTACTAGCAGCCGCAATAGGAGCAGTTGCGTACTCAATTATTCAGCTACCTTGCGCAATGTATTATGCCTGCACGGGAAACAGGCTTATTCATGGCAGGTTCCTTGTTATGTTGGATTTCTACGTAGATAAG GTGTTAACTTTCCTCATGGCAAGTGGAGTTGGTATGGGTTATGGTGTCAGTTCTGAACTCAAACATTTCTTAAATGGAATGGTAGACAATATTGAATCATCTGGGATTGATGCATATGAAGAATTAAGGACCAAGAGCCAAAAGTTTTTTGACAAGGGTACTTTAGCAACTAATCCACTTTTGGCTGGATTTTCTACCATGGTACTTCTCACCATTCTTACTTCCTTCCGCCGCAAATGA
- the LOC132052518 gene encoding CASP-like protein 4D1 isoform X2, whose product METPRAMALLVLRVLTMLLSAGTIPLMITNSFELSGGEKTKYSDIKAYRYVLAAAVVVCAYSLIRLPFAIYYAMTGEKFIYGRFLGMLDFYVDKALTCFMASGVGMGYGVSYELKRYLNGFVDNIESSGIDAYEELRTESQKFFDRGNLATGPLFAGCIVMAALTIITSFHRK is encoded by the exons ATGGAAACACCAAGGGCTATGGCACTTCttgttcttagagttcttactatgttgttgTCAGCTGGTACGATTCCACTCATGATTACCAACAGCTTCGAACTTAGTGGAGGCGAGAAAACCAAATACAGTGACATTAAGGCCTACAG GTATGTACTAGCAGCAGCAGTAGTTGTATGTGCGTACTCATTGATTCGGCTACCTTTCGCAATTTATTATGCCATGACAGGAGAGAAGTTTATTTATGGCAGGTTCCTTGGCATGTTGGATTTCTACGTAGATAAG GCGTTAACTTGCTTCATGGCAAGTGGAGTTGGTATGGGTTATGGTGTCAGTTATGAACTCAAACGTTACCTAAATGGATTTGTAGACAATATTGAATCATCTGGGATTGATGCATATGAAGAATTAAGGACCGAGAGCCAAAAGTTTTTTGATAGGGGTAATTTAGCAACTGGTCCACTTTTTGCTGGATGTATTGTCATGGCTGCTCTCACCATTATCACTTCCTTCCATCGCAAATGA
- the LOC132052518 gene encoding CASP-like protein 4D1 isoform X1 has product MEDKRIMGAAILLLRIITMILCYGTVPLMINNSFELSGGEKTKYSDIKAYRYVLAAAIGAVAYSIIQLPCAMYYACTGNRLIHGRFLVMLDFYVDKVLTFLMASGVGMGYGVSSELKHFLNGMVDNIESSGIDAYEELRTKSQKFFDKGTLATNPLLAGFSTMVLLTILTSFRRK; this is encoded by the exons ATGGAAGACAAAAGGATTATGGGTGCGGCAATCCTTCTTCTAAGAATTATTACTATGATTTTGTGCTATGGTACGGTGCCACTCATGATTAACAACAGCTTCGAACTTAGTGGAGGGGAGAAAACCAAATACAGTGACATTAAGGCCTACAG GTATGTACTAGCAGCCGCAATAGGAGCAGTTGCGTACTCAATTATTCAGCTACCTTGCGCAATGTATTATGCCTGCACGGGAAACAGGCTTATTCATGGCAGGTTCCTTGTTATGTTGGATTTCTACGTAGATAAG GTGTTAACTTTCCTCATGGCAAGTGGAGTTGGTATGGGTTATGGTGTCAGTTCTGAACTCAAACATTTCTTAAATGGAATGGTAGACAATATTGAATCATCTGGGATTGATGCATATGAAGAATTAAGGACCAAGAGCCAAAAGTTTTTTGACAAGGGTACTTTAGCAACTAATCCACTTTTGGCTGGATTTTCTACCATGGTACTTCTCACCATTCTTACTTCCTTCCGCCGCAAATGA